gaaggGACAGCAGATACAGTGGACAAAGGAGGCTGAATATGGAGCAGCCAGGccggaggaaaagagaaagaccacagaggagcttcatggatgtagtgaaggaaacGTGCAGAGGATTGGTGTGACACAGGAgtatgctagggatagggtgagatggacgCAGATGACCCGCTGTGGTGaaccctaaagggagcagccgaaagaagaagaagaatcctAGTGGCTTGAACATGTTTAATTATGATGATAACGAATTGTCATCTCACCCTTTGTGTTCCTCAGGAAGTAGAAGACACAAGATTTCAAAAATCTCTGTGGGTATTCGTTAACAGCTACGTGAAGCTCAGTGTGATAGACCAGTTTAACCTCAGTTCTCTGAAATCACCAAACCAGAAATATGTTAAACCTTCTAAACTATCTCGAGTCTCTCCTTTAACAATGCATGAATAAATTATGTGAAATAATTATGTCAGTTTAAAGTTTGCTCTCACATGGCTGGGCCTGTCATCATTTGTATTGAAGTCGGTGTTATCTGCTCCACTTGGGTCAGGATCTCCATTTTGCTTCTCTGAGAATATAAACATTGCAGTTAGATGCTGTCTTGCTGTCCAGATGTTGGAAGTAATAAACCTCCTCAGAGTATGCTGCAATATGGTAAACGGTACCAATAAAAACATCCTACATAATCATCATCCCGGTCCCCGAGAGCTCCACATTGACAGGCCTGAATGACTATCGGCCAGTAGCTCTTACCCCGATAGTCATGGAGTGCTTTGAGAGACTGGTTATGGGCCACATCAAGGACACCAGCGATGTAACTGTGGACCTACACTAATATGCATACTGGAAAAATTGGTCCATGGAAGACGCCATGTCCatatgctctttgtggacttcacagCCTTCAACACCATTGTTCTACAGAACCTGGTCCACAAACTGTTCTCACTTGGACTGAGCTCTTCCCTCTGCAACTGGGTccttgacttcctgatgaacaggccgCAATCTGTGAGGATCCATGACGTCTGTGCTGAGCACtcttctgttcaccctgctcgcATATGACTGCTCAGCAAAACACCCAGGCTGTCTTACTGTGAAGTTTGCAGATCACACAGCAGTGGTCAGATGCATCGCTAACAAAGATGAGTCCAGCTACAGGCTGGATGGTTGGTAAAGAGAGAACAACCTCTGCCtcaatgtgacaaaaacaaaggagatgattgtggacttcagaagGGTCAGACACCCTCGCTCCACCTGGACATCGGAGAATCTGCAGCGGAAGTGGTCCCCTGCTACAGGTACTTGGGCATACACCTAAATAGCGGCCTCACCTGGGGCAACAacacttccagtctggtcaggaAGGCACACCAGCGCCTCTATTTCCTCAGGAAGCTGAGGCATGCTGGACTCGGAAACTCAGTCCTCACTTcattctacagatgtgtggtggagagcaCACTGTGTGGCAtggaagctgctctgcagcagagaagaaaacTCTGCAGAGAGTGGTGAAGGCTGCACAAAAGACTGTTGGAGTCAGTGTCACCACCACTGACATTTACACCTCCAGATATTGGAAAAACCCCACCTGCATCCTGAAGGACCCCACAgaaccagcacacacacttttgatCCCCTCCCCTCAAACAGGAGGCTGAGCAGCACCGCCAGACAGAGaggttctattttatatttcagaAAGTGTGGCTTTCTGTACAGCAttgcactgaacaggagtggccctccaatctcattatacattctgtataatgacaataaaggcattctattctattctcccGCTCTacctacactgctcaaaaaaataaagggaacacttaaacaacacaatataactccaagtaaatcaaacttctgtgaaatcaaactgtccacttaggaagcaacactgactgacaatcaatttcacatgctgttgtgcaaatggaataaacaagtggaaattattggcaattagcaagacacactcaataaaggagtggttctgcaggtggggaccacagaccacttctcagtacctatgctttctggctgatgttttggtcacttttgaatgttggtggtgctttcacactcgtggtagcatgagacaaactccacaacccacacaagtggctcaggcagtgcagctcatccaggatggcacatcaatgcgagctgtggcaagaaggtttgctgcgtctgtcagcgtagtgtccagaggctggagacgctaccaggagacaggccagtacaccaggagacgtgcaggaggccataggagggcaacaacccagcagcaggagcactacctccgcctttgtgcaaggaggaacaggaggagcactgccagaaccctgcaaaatgacctccagcaggccacaaatgtgcatgtgtctgcacaaaccgttagaaaccgactccatgaggatggtatgagggcccgacgtccacagatgggggttgtgctcacagcccaacactgtgcaggatgcttggcatttgccagagaacaccaggattggcaaattcgccactggcgccctgtgctcttgacagatgaaagcaggttcacactgagcacatgtgacagacgtgacagagtctggagacgccgtggagagtaatctgctgcctgcaacatccttcagcatgatcggtttggcagtgggtcagtaatggtgtggggtggcatttctttggagggccgcacagccctccatgtgctcaccagaggtagcatgacagccattaggtaccgagacgagctcctcagaccccttgtgagaccatacgctgctgcggttggccctgggttcctcctaatgcaggacaatgctagacctcatgtggctggagtgtgtcagcagttcctgcaagatgaaggcattgaagctatggactggcccgctcgttccccagacctgaatccgattgagcacatctgggacatcatgtctcgctccatccaccaacgtcacgttgcaccacagactgccCAGGAGTTGgaggatgctttagtccaggtctgggaggagatccctcaggagaccatctgccacctcatcaggagcatgcccaggccttgtagggaggtcatacaggcacgtggaggccacacacaatactgagcctcattttgacttgttttaaggacattacatcaaagttggatcagcctgtagtgtgtttttccactttaattttgtgtgactccaaatccaggcttccattggttaataaatttgatttccattgatgatttttgtgtgattttgttgtcagcacattcaactttgtacagaacaaagtattcattgagaatatttcattcattcagatctaggatgtgttatttgagtgttccctttattttttttgagcagtgtggaTATATATAACTTTCTAACGCAATAAAGCGATACAGGGTAATCGAAACTTTGCCCACTTTTTTGTAAACGTGCATTAAGTTTTACTGGCCTATCTGAGCTGTGTCTAAGTGTTAGCCTACATGAGGGCACAACCGCCGGACTTACCGACAAGAACATCAACTTCAGTTTCTTCCTCTCTAAGAGTTTTGAAAAACAGAAGACACGATGGCGAGTCTTCCTCAGAAACGAGGTTCAAATAACGGATAATTTTGTCTTCTCCTTCTCCATTTCTCCGACTGAGCAGTTCATCGAAACAGTCCGGAAATAAACTGAACCCGGCAGATACCCGCTGTCGGATCCACTCTACTCGTAAATCGTCGTGGACCATGTTTTTCCCAATAAGTTCAAAAGTGTATTTTGTTATTTGCCATTAGTTAACATTAGGaataatactttaaaaaaaagctctgaaacAATCCAAACTGCAGGTTGACCGCTTTGTGTTGCCTTGGCAACCAGCCGTCTCCTGGCATGTTAGTGCAGAGAAAGAGTCAATGGGAGTTTGTTCCCAGAGTCGTGACTATAAGGCAGCTGCCAATGTTATTCTACTAACATTAACTTTTAGTATTCTAAAACCCAGAGCTGTAGTGATATTTGTTTAAGTTCATGTTTGAGTTTAATGCTATTTCACCATAGTCGCAAGTTATAACTAACCAAAAGTGATCAAATCGTTAGTAAATATCACATGACACCTTTGACCActcattttgtctttattaattttattgtatGAAGGAACAACTGAATTTCAACCAGTTAAGCtaactgcatattttatttcctcttctgaggaaaacatgaaaaaaacagcCGGGAAAAAGAGCACggtaaaatgttgttttggttttgtctgtGCAGACAACAGGCAGCTCGGGCTGCTCTGTTAATGTTTCCAGATCTAACACAATTGCTCACAGATTTAGAAAAAtagtggatttatttttttaaaaggtgaaCTTCCATGAGATTTAATTATAATTCGAGggaataaactaaataaataaatgtgaagcaAACTAATCCCACTGCAGAATGCCAGTGAATGAAAATGCTTGTTTTATCTTGACTGTCTTGTTTCAATAATCAGTTAACGCCAAAATTCAAATGATTTCACAGCCCCAACAAATGCTGCACACAGCTTCATGATTTGAATATTCAATAATTATTCCAAGATATGCAATGAAGTGACCTCCTGTACATAAAGATGTCTTCTAAAATTATTCTCATGCAGTTGGGCTCACATGTATTTAATTAGATGAGTGAATGAAGGGTATAATTGATGCATTCTCTTATTGTTTGTTGTACTTTGCTACGGACAGAACGGGATTTCAGGAGGTGTTTAAGCCTGTTTTCCCATAGATTTCTATACAACCCAAAAGCTCTCTGAAACCACAGGAGTCGCCTCCTACTGGCCATTACAAGAATGCAGTTTTAAGGCACTTGGCAAAGGCTCCGCTTTTTGGCCGGTTCAAGCGTCGCTAACTTAGTAAAACTTAAATAGAGTGATACATGGTTGCCAAGTAAAGCCTACAAGTTTCTGGGCTTAAATTGCATTCAGCTTAGGTGTGTAAACATGGGTTTGGTAacagtttggctttttttttttttctctctctttctttgtggAATAATGGTGAGGATTTATACATGCTGGAACCTCCAGGAATCAGTCAGATCCACAGAAAGTGTCATTTTAGTCAGAACAATCCAAGATACATGAGATACATGTCCCTGATTACGTTCACCTACTCTTTTTAAATCCCATCTCACCNNNNNNNNNNNNNNNNNNNNNNNNNNNNNNNNNNNNNNNNNNNNNNNNNNNNNNNNNNNNNNNNNNNNNNNNNNNNNNNNNNNNNNNNNNNNNNNNNNTTGAGCATTTCTTTGCCATCATGTGCCTGTTCTCACCAACAGCAGTGTGGGTTCTCCTTTCATTTCTTCCCCAGGCCACACCTGGTTTTTTTTTCGTGCCCTGCTGTTTATTCAGGCATGCCAATGAGCTAGACTGTCAAggacctttgttttctttgctgctgAAGTGAAGCGACTCTTCTTTTGGGCGGGGACTGATCTGTGCATtccacacacagcaacaacaacttCAGAgccaaaactcaaaaaaaaaaaaaaaaaaaaaagaaaactcttgTCACATGGGAGTGTAAAGTCCTCCGCCTCAGAAAGATGCTTTCCCTCTGTCAGGGAGGACATTTGTCTTGTGTATGGAGTAAACAGTAAAACAGCCTTTTGTGTAATGAGTGGCGTGGGAGAAATTAATCAATGCCTCATTTTGAAATGTCTTTCCATTCTTACTGCAGTTCACTGGTACTCACACAGTCCATCAAACACAGATTGGTCCAGCTACCTCAGGTTATCCAGTTTTAATATGGCTCGGGTTCAATACAATTTTCCTCTTTTAACTCATCCACAGTGCAGCAGTTCAGAGGTGTCACAAAAAGTAAATACAGACAGAATAAGCAGAAGTCCTAGGTGCCACTGTCTGTCATGCTTGAGCTATCTGGAGAGGCTGCCACTGGGCTTAATGACTGACTGGAGCTCTGGTTTGGAGAGCCGTCTTTAGGCCAATAAAGTCGACTCAGATTCTGATGCAGCTCGTCGAGTTCGGCTGGCAGGGGGATTCCCAGCTCCTGATTGAGGGAGAGAGCTGCAAACCAGTCCTCAAGCTTCTGGAAAGGTGGActaagaaaaaggagaaaaggacaCGGTCAACGAGGGCACAGAGAGGGGTTCGGAGGTTAAAAACCAGACGGACAAGGTTGAGAGAAAACATGAGGAAGCAATCTGGTAGCAGAGGCGTGTCCCTCTGAAAGCAGGTTGAGATGGCATCTGAAAGGGTTTTTGTTTCACTCCTTCTACAGAGAGTTTCATTTAATGGCTGGATGCCGTCTCGAGTGAAGGCAGATACAGCTCTCACATGGCCGTGTCGCTCGACTTTTTCAGGTTATTAAAAGAAGTTTACCCTACCAGTTAGCAAATCTGCAGAACATTAACTTTTCATAATAAGTTAACTGAAACCTGTAACCCATTAAAACAGTAGCAGCGGCTCACCGGTTGTCTGGTGTTAGGTCACAGCAGGCTACAGCCAGTGGAAAGAAAGCTGTTGGACAGTCTTCAGGGAGAAACTTCTCCACAAACTTGCCAACATTTAGGCCAAAGTCCAAAGTCCTGGGGAGGCACTCGGGGTCTGCATAGACTTGTCCAATGATCTGAATCACAGTGAGGGGGATAAATAATCGTCAATCCATTAAACAGATAAATACTCCGGTGTTAAATTTGAAACTTTTTATTGCATTTCAGGTCATCTGGCCCCAAAATTTGCTTGCTATTCCATTATTTTATCAGGCTACTGAATTCATGATCAGCATGATAATGCAGCCAGGAGgagaaaatgttttgaaaattaTTATTGTTTCCCAAAAACTGACTAAAAACTAAGTAAAAATCAGCATCTTACCTCACAGAGAACAATTCCAAAGGAGAAAATGTCCACTTTCTCATCGTAACGTTTACCTGAAATAACagataaatacatttacttACAAAATAGGTGCACATCAAGCTGCTgttacttttttcctttttattttgaagtgaagCTCACCATTTAGCATCTCTGGAGCCATCCAGTAAGGGTTTCCCACAACCGTGTACCGCTTCTTTCGATCAATCCGTCTAAACCGCTTCTTAGTAGTAGGTTTTTCAGGTGGAGGTTTCACTTTCTCTTCTACTACAAGTCGGGACAGTCCAAAATCAGCAACGACTACGGTGTTGTCCTGTTGAAAGATTACATGTGAGGTTTTACTtttctagttaaaaaaaaaaggaaaaaaaaagtcttgcaaATAGTCTTAGTTACAAGTCAGTTTTTGCTCATTCTTGAAATAAaaccccctttttctttttttttttttttttttttttagcctgtcaaaCCCCCTTTTTCTAACTGTTCACATTTTATCATGTTCATCTGCTTCTGATATGAAATACCACATACCAGTTTAACCAGACAGTTGTGAGAATTTAGGTCTCTGTGGATGATGTTCATTGAGTGAAGATAAGCctaaaacaaaaaggagaaattcaggttaaaatagaaaaaaagtaaaaaaaaagaaaaatcacatagGTAAATTTATTAATCTGCCCAAATCTTCTAAATTAAGGTCTCAAAGCTCAAAAAGCTGATTAAAAGGGTTGCATTGATTGTGATCTACAGCACATTATCTTATTTGaatgataaatattttattaaaacagtGGCTTCATAGTGTAGCGGTACACCAATTCACCTAAAAGCGAAAGACCACTGGTTTGATACCGCGAGGAGACACATACCCCGTTGGGGTTGCTTCAGGAAGCCCACccagtgtaaaaatctgccaaatcaaatatgtggagctgtggcgaccccttgtgaagAACGGAGCATTCGAAAGTAGCTTTCAATAAACATTTTGTCACGTGTTTCTTTGAATTCATTAGATTTATCTCAGGTTCATTTGTGGCCCTTTATCCCCACAGAACGTGTGACAGACGTGCACGCTTGTCACATGCAATCAGGTGAAAGTAGCGGCTAGTTATTTCTTTGTAAGAGGCCAACTTACCATGCCAGAAGCGATACCCTTTGCAAAGCTCACCCTCTGATCCCATGGAAATGGGTCCTGTtagtcagaagaaaaaaaaacaaaacaaaaaacaatgacaTAAACAGAAGCCCTCTCAGAGGCCATAACAGCGTTAAATATAATGATTTTGCACCAAGTAGAAGACAGAAATGTTAAACAAAATGAGACCttcatgaaataaacaaaatctaaaACGGTCCTCCCCCACATGCTCTAAGTATCATTAGGGACAAAACACTCTCCCTCTCCTCAATGGGGCGTGTGCTGAATAGTCAGTggcggtgggggggggggagggtgCGCAACTCTTTAAGTTTCACCTAGGAACACTTTCTATAACTTTTCTCACTCCACGTGCCAGTCAGTTGACACACACCCAGCCAATTATAGTGTCCAGAGTCCTGTATCAGTGCAGAGTTTACTCCAGGTCACCCCCTCCTACACAACTCCTGAGCTGAAAAACGCTCTCTCTCTGGCCACTGAAGAGTTTTTGTGCTCCACTGTGGATGACGAGTGGAAGAGATTTTACAGCTATTTTAACTCACCATGTCTCTGATGAAATCCTTCAGTGTGCCTCCCTCAATAAACTCAGTTATCAAATTGAGCCTCTTGTCTTTGTACAGGACGCCGATAAACTTCAAAACATTGGGATGGTCAAGGCTTCGCATTACTTTGACCTGAAAATCAGacgtgaaagaaaaaaaaggttcagaTTATTATAAGCAGATGATCCCAAATTGATTTATACTAGGCTTCCACAAGActctggcaacaacaacaaataaaaaagatttAGCTCCATACAGAGACGGTGGACTCTCTGTAAGGCCCCTGCTGCAGATTACCAACCTCTTTAAGGAAGGTTTTCTGGGTCTCCTCATCGCAGCGGATCAGCTCCTTCATCACCATCACTTCTCCTGTGGCTTTATGAGTCACCTGCAACAGAAGAAACATATGAATTACATGAAGCCTAAAAAAACATACTGAACAGCAGTAGTAAACAGCATGCTGTAAAAGCTGGTGGAAGCTGGAGACTGACCTTGATGGCCTGTCCAAAAAACCCTTTCCCTAAGATCTCGCCGTGTATGAGGTCACATGGCCGAAAAATGCGATGAGAGCAGCTAGTGGAGGATCTCAAGGACTCAGAGCGCCCGATGTCTCGTGTAATAAAGGGTGGGTCCTTAGGAGAATATGGTCCTGGTGACTTGCATATACTGTTACTGcgcctgaaacacacacaatgtgGCTCATCACAAACAATGCATCCACCTCTCTTTTACATTATAGACCCTAAAATAAGCGAGCTGTATGCTTTTTGGCTGCTTGCAGATACCTCAAAGATCTTCTTCTCAGCGTGCCATCGTCAGCCACATCTGTTCTCTCCAGGACTGTGTCAGATGGTGAAGACATGCGCATGCGGGAGGTGGCTGGGACCCCAAGTCGGTTCCCTGGTGATTCTAGCCTTAGCTGGTCCAAACGCTGCCTGACTGGGTCATACTCTATTAGAAGCTGCAGCGTGTGACTGGTACGGTGGATAAGATCATCCACCTGAGGAAAAATTAGAACTAGATTTATGGGATTTTCCATGATCACACCTTTTCTAACAATGAATCCAACAAATACTTATTGTAAGCTATCTTTGCTATCCATCTAAGGGTGACTTGATTGAAGCAAATgcaatagaggaaaaaaaaaaaaaaaaaaagataatttgtAAAACATTGTaaacaacataaataaaaacataaattataGCTGCATGGATGCCTGATTCAACTCCAAGTCTTCAAGTTGGGCGTTTGTTTATCCAAATGACAACGTGTGGTAAAATATGAGATGCAGTCATAGTCTTGTTACTGGCTCAGCCCTTTCCTTTAAGAACCCTGTGGGTGACGCAAGTCCAGTGCTGTAGGAAGTAAGTAACCTTTGTGTGTAAGCAGTAACACTCCCAGCACACAATTGCAACTACTGTGACGTGCATGCTGACAGGAGTGATTAAGTTTCTGGGTTTGGAGTGCCTAGATATGCTTAAgtttaaaagtaaagaaaaaaagaagaaaaaaaaaagttgctgttaCAGCAGTGTCTCTCCATGCACCCTGTATCACTGCAAAGTTTGACTATTAAAAGATTTCCAGCTAATAAGTCAGGTACAAGTAAAGTACTCTAAAGAACCTTAAAACTACACTCCTCTCCTAAAGTATTGGagcagtgaggccaatccctttatttttgctgtagattgaaaacattttggtttgacataaaaaaagaaaaatcaatatgagagatgatcaacatctcagcttttatttccaagtATTTACATCTAGATCCAATGCACaattcagaagatagcaccttttgtctgaacccacccattttgcATGTGAGCAAGAGTGTTGGAACACGTGCTTGATGGGTGTGtttgttgcccaggtgtgtcctgttacattgattattcaaataaATAGTCCTTAATGTCTAGGCTCAGTTTCAGGGTTTTGCCTGCAGTGCAGACTGTGGATTTGcagttagaggagtaaccaacacaaaaaccagagagctgtctatggGTGAGAATCAAgcaattgtgaagctgagagaagatgggaaatcaatcagagccattgcacaaacattaTCCATAGCCAGTAAACTGTTTGGgatgtcctgaagaagaaagttgcCGCTGGTGTTCTAAGTAACAGATGTTGAACAGGTAGACCAAAGAAATCAACAGcagttgatgacagaaacattttaagtgccataaagaaagaccctaaaacaactgttagtaacatcagcaacaacctccagagggcagaggtgaaggtatcacaatctTCACCACTAATtagaaagaacaggaaggccagactggaatttgccaagaagttCAGAGACAAGCCTCAGGAGTTCTGGGATAAAGtattatggactgatgagagaTGAACCTTTGCCAAtgtgatggaaaggctaaagtttggagaaagaaaggatctgctcatgatcccaaacatacaagCTCATCTATGAAACGCTCAAAGGTAATGTCATGGCTTGagcttgcatggcttcttctgggacgggCACATTAAGCTTCATTGATAAAGTCATGTATGATGGCAGCAGTGCAATGAgctcagaagtctacagaaacattttgtctgtcaatttaaagaaagataaaaaaaaaaactgaatgggagagccttcatcatgcagcaagataatgaccaaaaacacactgccaaaactacaaaggagttcatcaggggcaggaagCGGAAGATTTTAGACTAAGTGTGGAGACTGACTAGGCCAAACTCTATAtagcattttacctgctaaagcGGAGACTGAAGggattaacccccccccccccccccccccccccccccccccccccccccaaaaacaaacaactgaacGAGGCTGCGATGAgagcctggaaaagcatcaaaaaagaagaatgcaaaagtttagtgatgtcagtagGTCACAGGTTTGATGCAGTTATAgcaagcaaaggatttgcatctaaatattaagtcttattcactttaacctattttaagtttatctgtTCCCATACTTTTACTCATAAGAAAAATGTGTGGGTTTAGGCAAAGGGTGCATTCTTCTGatctgtgtatcagatccagttTAAATACcttgaaataaaagctgagttgttgaacttttgtctcatattgattttttttttttatgtcaaacccaaatgttttcagtctacagcaaaaataaagggacatCGCTGGCCTCGCTGATcaaatacttttggaggggagtgtaaaTCCAACTCTGTGGGTTAGTGTATTCATTCAACAACATTAAACTACTCAAAATGGTAACTTGCTAAAAGATGAGATCAAAATGATGTCTGTCATTTCATGTTGGGCAGTGCcataaattttcttttattgtatatttgttttcatttatgcattttttaaaattattttaaaaactaaaagcacAAAATGGACTGTATCTGATTTATCTGGTGAAATTCCACTTTGATGTTTGACAAGAACAAAtctttgagaaaaatgaaaatatcgaAAAGGAGCCAACCACTCAAAAACAAGACAATGAGGATTGTGTTTGAATTTCATGGTGCAGCCCTGAGATCATGGGAATTAGCCTGTAAGTGCATTCATTCCACATACCTTTCTGTCCCAGCTTAAGTATGTATAAATCAATGAGGAATGGGAAGAATGTCAAAAATCAAATGTGCAGCGATTGTCAAACAGCATTGCTATGCTAAAGTGCACTCAAGGAATCACATTAATGAGGAAATTAATTAGACTCGGTTGAATGATTTCACTTATCGCTCCGTAAGTATCAGAGGTAATATGCAAGCCCACCTCCTGCTCCATCAGAGTCGCTACAGGAAGGCCATTGATCTCCAGAATCCGGTCTCCAACATGGATGGCATTTCGAACCTCTGGACTAATAAGCATCCCTCTGACCCTGAAAAACAGTAGCAGCATGAATAAATGAGGGATGGCACTCTAAAATAAATgtactgatttaaaaaacaaaaaaaaaaacaaaaaaaaaaccccatcagGACTCAAAACTAAAACACACTTGTATACAATATTAATCTGTCAATAActactttttctttcagtggcTTATTTACACACACCTGTAATTAGTCACCCTATAATCAGTGTTACGTAACGTGTTACTCATGCTGTTCCCATGGACCAGCAAAGACAGGCACGGAGTCAGACACCACAAGGTCCCACTTACTCTTTGACCTGAACACTAGCTGAGCCGTTGACATCCctcagcactgacacagag
This sequence is a window from Archocentrus centrarchus isolate MPI-CPG fArcCen1 chromosome 9, fArcCen1, whole genome shotgun sequence. Protein-coding genes within it:
- the limk2 gene encoding LIM domain kinase 2 isoform X2, with translation MEEPEDKCYCAGCRGKIQDSFQMKVLQDTWHNACFKCSVCCDHLTNWYYEKDGKLYCRKHYWENFGELCHGCSLLMTGPAMVAGEHKYHPECFVCLSCKVVIEDRDTYALVERSKLYCGQCYKQEVLTPMLEKRSHDSVLDSLPHTVTLISMPSAANGKRGLSVSVLRDVNGSASVQVKEVRGMLISPEVRNAIHVGDRILEINGLPVATLMEQEVDDLIHRTSHTLQLLIEYDPVRQRLDQLRLESPGNRLGVPATSRMRMSSPSDTVLERTDVADDGTLRRRSLRRSNSICKSPGPYSPKDPPFITRDIGRSESLRSSTSCSHRIFRPCDLIHGEILGKGFFGQAIKVTHKATGEVMVMKELIRCDEETQKTFLKEVKVMRSLDHPNVLKFIGVLYKDKRLNLITEFIEGGTLKDFIRDMDPFPWDQRVSFAKGIASGMAYLHSMNIIHRDLNSHNCLVKLDNTVVVADFGLSRLVVEEKVKPPPEKPTTKKRFRRIDRKKRYTVVGNPYWMAPEMLNGKRYDEKVDIFSFGIVLCEIIGQVYADPECLPRTLDFGLNVGKFVEKFLPEDCPTAFFPLAVACCDLTPDNRPPFQKLEDWFAALSLNQELGIPLPAELDELHQNLSRLYWPKDGSPNQSSSQSLSPVAASPDSSSMTDSGT
- the limk2 gene encoding LIM domain kinase 2 isoform X1, which produces MRFRCYTYFKALLLSFSADKCYCAGCRGKIQDSFQMKVLQDTWHNACFKCSVCCDHLTNWYYEKDGKLYCRKHYWENFGELCHGCSLLMTGPAMVAGEHKYHPECFVCLSCKVVIEDRDTYALVERSKLYCGQCYKQEVLTPMLEKRSHDSVLDSLPHTVTLISMPSAANGKRGLSVSVLRDVNGSASVQVKEVRGMLISPEVRNAIHVGDRILEINGLPVATLMEQEVDDLIHRTSHTLQLLIEYDPVRQRLDQLRLESPGNRLGVPATSRMRMSSPSDTVLERTDVADDGTLRRRSLRRSNSICKSPGPYSPKDPPFITRDIGRSESLRSSTSCSHRIFRPCDLIHGEILGKGFFGQAIKVTHKATGEVMVMKELIRCDEETQKTFLKEVKVMRSLDHPNVLKFIGVLYKDKRLNLITEFIEGGTLKDFIRDMDPFPWDQRVSFAKGIASGMAYLHSMNIIHRDLNSHNCLVKLDNTVVVADFGLSRLVVEEKVKPPPEKPTTKKRFRRIDRKKRYTVVGNPYWMAPEMLNGKRYDEKVDIFSFGIVLCEIIGQVYADPECLPRTLDFGLNVGKFVEKFLPEDCPTAFFPLAVACCDLTPDNRPPFQKLEDWFAALSLNQELGIPLPAELDELHQNLSRLYWPKDGSPNQSSSQSLSPVAASPDSSSMTDSGT